GCGCGAGGCAGCCGTCTCTCCGTCCATGCGCCATTCCCGTGGAGATAGGCCCGTCCAACGGCGGAAGGCGTGGTGGAAGGCGCTCGGCGCGGAGTAACCGAGCCGCCCACCATTCACGAAGCGTGTAGACGGAGCGCAGGGGCACCCGCGCCTCGGGCCCGGTGAGTCGCACGCGCTCGGGCCCGGAGGACTCCAGCAGGACGCGACGGGGAATGCCGCTGGCCTCGGCGGAGTCGAGTACGCGCGACACCAGTCCGGCCCATGCGGTGGGGCCCGCCGGTGCCGGGCGCGACTGTCGCGTGGGAGCACTCTTTCTGGCGCGTGGCATCACTCACGTCCGATGGGGCTTCTCTACGTTGGAGACATGGACAGCCCTGGATGGATGAGAACGGATGAGAATAGGCGGATGCGGGGAGCGGGAGCACGGGAGGACTTCGTGCGCGACACGTGGTACCCGGTGCTGGAGTCGAAGCGGCTGGGCCGCCGGCCGGTGGGCGTCACCCGGCTCGGGCGCGAGCTCGTGCTGTGGCGGGACGCGCGGGGCCAGCCGGTGGCTCAGGAAGCCGCCTGTCCCCACCACCGGGGCGCCGACCTCTCCCGGGGCCGGGTGGTGGGTGGATGCCTGGAGTGCCCCTACCATGGCATGCGCTTCGCGGTGGATGGCGCGTGCGTGCGCGTGCCTTGCGAGGGGAAGGCGCGCCCGATCCGGGCCGACCTGCGGGTGAGGGGATACGCGGTGCGGGAGAGCCTCGGCCTGGTGTGGCTGTGGTGGGGCGAGCAACGGAGCGAGCTTCCCCCGCTGCCCTGGAACCAGGAGCTTCCCGGGGAGGGAGCGGACACGTGCACCGCCACGCTGACGTGGGACGTTCCCTTCGCCCGGGTGATGGAGGGGAATCTGGACCTGCACCACTTCCCCTTCGCGCACCGCCGGTGGGCTCTGGGGACGGGGACCTGGCTGGACCCTTACACGGCGCGCCTCGAGGGCGATGTCATCCACACCCACGGCGTCCTGCGCGAGGACGATGGCAAGCCTTGGGATGGTCGAAGCGGTTTCGCGGCGGAGCTCAAGGTGCTCTTTCCCCATCTGATGCTCGCCCGCTTTGGTGGCCTCACCCAGGCCCTGGTGGCCGCCACGCCCATCGACGCGGAGCACACCTGGGTAGTCTTCCGCTATCGCAGTGCTCTCCCACTCGTGGGCGGGCTGGTGGCGTGGTTGCTGGTCCGGACGGAACTGTGGCTCATCCAGCCGGAAGACTACGCACTGCTGCGCGACAGTGAGCCCCGGCATCCCGCCCGCGAGGACTTCCACCTGGTGCGGGCCGACGCGGGCATCGCGCTCTGGTTCCGCTTGTACGAGCGACGGCTGGAGGCCCAGCCCAAATAACCCAACGAGTTCTTCCAGCGGGTGATAGACGAGCCGGAGAGTTCCGTGGACGTCGGCCTCGCCCTGGCGGCCACGCATCCCCATGAACCATTCCGAATCCACGTTCCTCGCCGGCTGCGCGCCCTTCCACGACTACTGCTTCGTGGCCAAGGCGCTCGACGAGCTGTCGGCGAAAGGGCTGAACAACTCGACCTTCCTGTGCTTCGTCGACGGCGGCGTGGAGAAGGTCCCGACGTCGGTCGGATGGGCGGCTGTCGCGGCCGCCACGGTCAAGCCACCCGGCCAGCAGCGCGCGGTCGTGTTCATCGGGGCCGGGCGGGACGTGTTCGAGATCAACCCCGAGACGCTGCAGCAGGCGGAAGGCGAACTGCACCAGGCGCGGCATGCGCTCGCCGCATTGACGGTGGTGAACCACGTCGTTCTCGCCTGCGGCATGGGCCGCGAGGTGCTGGTGCGGGACGGCCCCGCACAGTGGCGCGCCATCGGCCCGGGCCCGCGGCCCGACGACCACGGCGTCGTCGGCTTCGAGGGCCTGCATGGCTTCTCGCTCGACGAGCTCTACGCGGTGGGCTGGCAGGGGGAGGTGTGGCGCGGTGATGTGCAAGGGCGTTGGGCGCGCATCGACAGCCCCACGTCGGCCAACCTCAACGCCGTCTGCTGCGCCGCCGACGGGCAGGTGTACGCGGTCGGGGACGGCGGCATGCTGGTGCGCGGCCGGGGGAACCTCTGGGAAACGGTGGACACCGGACGCGGCGAAACGCTGCGGGACGTGGCCGACTTCGGCGGCGAGGTCTTCGTCGTCAGCGACTTCCGCATCCTGCGCCTGCGGGGTGACCGCCTGGTCCCGGACGACCGCTTCGACAGCGACGCCCGCCCCGGCAGTTGCCTGCGGCTGCTGCCGGCGGAGGACGGCTTGTACTCCCTCGGCCCGAAGGACCTCTATCTGTTCCGCAACGGGCGCTGGCGGTCCGCGATCTGAATCTCCATCTCGCGGCCGGCGGCCGTCCTGGCCGGCGGCAGGTCGTGGGCCACGCACAGCCCTATACCTGGCGGGACAGGGCCGCGGGCCCAAGGCTGCCCCAGTGAACGGGGACGGACAGGGCCGTGCTACAACGCCGGCATGGCTCTGTCCGTCTGGCTCACCTTCTTCGCCGCCTCCTGGGCGATCAGCCTGTCGCCCGGCGCGGGCGCGGTCGCCGCGATGAGCGCGGGTCTCGACCACGGCTTTCTCCGCGGCTACTTCGTGAC
Above is a window of Cystobacter fuscus DNA encoding:
- a CDS encoding Rieske 2Fe-2S domain-containing protein; amino-acid sequence: MRDTWYPVLESKRLGRRPVGVTRLGRELVLWRDARGQPVAQEAACPHHRGADLSRGRVVGGCLECPYHGMRFAVDGACVRVPCEGKARPIRADLRVRGYAVRESLGLVWLWWGEQRSELPPLPWNQELPGEGADTCTATLTWDVPFARVMEGNLDLHHFPFAHRRWALGTGTWLDPYTARLEGDVIHTHGVLREDDGKPWDGRSGFAAELKVLFPHLMLARFGGLTQALVAATPIDAEHTWVVFRYRSALPLVGGLVAWLLVRTELWLIQPEDYALLRDSEPRHPAREDFHLVRADAGIALWFRLYERRLEAQPK